One genomic window of Deltaproteobacteria bacterium includes the following:
- a CDS encoding CBS domain-containing protein: MLVKGWMTTDVVTIDENTSMMKAGQIMKEYNIHSLPVMKNGALVGIVTDRDVKEASPSKATTLDVHELYYLLSELKVKDIMRKNPITVDPDETVEKAAVIMLENEVHALPVVNSKGALVGMITQGDVFRVLISITGIYRGGVQFAFNLPDRPGTIKEVADVIRRHGGQMVSILTSYDSCEEDCRHVFIRITDLPEDKLKALTKELDENFILLYTVKDVLKDVKRKA, translated from the coding sequence ATGCTCGTAAAAGGTTGGATGACCACCGATGTTGTAACGATCGACGAGAACACGTCCATGATGAAGGCCGGTCAGATCATGAAGGAGTACAATATTCACTCGCTGCCGGTAATGAAAAATGGTGCATTAGTCGGTATTGTTACGGACCGGGATGTCAAGGAAGCGTCACCATCGAAAGCCACAACCCTGGATGTGCATGAGCTGTATTACCTGCTTTCGGAACTGAAAGTCAAAGATATAATGAGGAAGAACCCCATCACGGTGGATCCCGACGAGACGGTGGAAAAAGCGGCCGTGATTATGCTTGAAAACGAGGTTCACGCACTCCCTGTGGTGAATAGCAAAGGGGCGTTGGTGGGTATGATCACCCAGGGGGATGTGTTCCGTGTGCTGATCAGTATTACCGGTATTTATCGGGGCGGGGTGCAGTTTGCATTCAACCTGCCGGATCGGCCGGGAACGATTAAAGAGGTGGCCGACGTCATACGCAGGCACGGGGGTCAGATGGTCAGCATACTGACTTCTTACGATTCATGCGAAGAGGACTGCAGACACGTTTTTATACGTATAACGGATTTGCCCGAAGATAAGCTTAAGGCGCTGACGAAGGAACTGGATGAGAATTTTATCCTGTTGTATACGGTCAAGGACGTGCTCAAGGACGTTAAACGCAAGGCCTAG
- a CDS encoding DUF4405 domain-containing protein, with translation MEKNILKFTINLLLFIDLCSVGMIGLLLAFVIPRGGPRSGDGYFLWLHRHDWADLHLYLALVFLLMLFVHVSFNWKWVVQSYKRYFGEVWRKGLLLTAVAWIFVLLVGWTLAKM, from the coding sequence ATGGAGAAGAACATTCTGAAGTTCACGATCAACCTCCTCCTGTTCATCGATCTCTGTTCCGTCGGCATGATTGGTCTCTTGCTGGCGTTCGTCATCCCTCGGGGAGGACCCCGAAGCGGGGACGGCTATTTCCTGTGGCTGCACCGACATGATTGGGCGGATCTTCACCTCTACCTGGCCCTGGTGTTTCTCCTGATGCTGTTCGTCCATGTTTCATTCAATTGGAAGTGGGTTGTCCAATCATACAAGCGCTATTTTGGAGAAGTTTGGAGAAAAGGCCTTCTGCTGACGGCGGTAGCCTGGATATTCGTGTTGCTGGTGGGGTGGACTCTGGCGAAAATGTAA